In a genomic window of Nesterenkonia halotolerans:
- a CDS encoding LysR substrate-binding domain-containing protein: protein MSETSAPADSAEPEPARSLRLGAIPGATPDKWVGRWRERYPDFALSVDLFDEAGQLERLRARTIDVGYIRFPAEEEANTGDDLHRVWLYREDPVVCAARDHWVAAAEESVNWEEIAAEPFFDAKEMLEEAAALDAGSADGAERPAGADAGDSTGREDVHTPKLGPDLAAGERMALEVVASGAGLLILPHSVARMLSRRDVVIRQVEDLPGYDVGLAWLRDADGPVIQEFIGVARGRKAGSGRSEITTAAEPKTSAKKTNPKDPRRGAARAAPGRSRQGQKPGSRRGQPPRGRRRPR, encoded by the coding sequence TTGTCTGAGACCTCTGCTCCGGCAGACTCGGCAGAGCCCGAACCGGCGCGCAGCCTGCGACTGGGTGCCATCCCCGGGGCGACTCCGGATAAGTGGGTGGGCCGCTGGCGGGAGCGCTATCCGGACTTCGCGCTGAGCGTGGACCTCTTCGATGAGGCAGGTCAGCTGGAGCGGCTGCGTGCCAGGACGATCGACGTCGGCTACATCCGCTTTCCCGCCGAGGAGGAGGCGAACACCGGAGATGACCTGCACCGCGTGTGGCTCTACCGCGAGGACCCTGTGGTGTGCGCCGCCCGAGACCACTGGGTCGCGGCCGCCGAAGAGTCTGTGAACTGGGAGGAGATCGCTGCCGAGCCGTTCTTCGACGCGAAGGAGATGCTGGAAGAGGCCGCAGCTCTCGACGCCGGCAGCGCTGATGGGGCTGAAAGGCCCGCTGGTGCTGACGCCGGCGACTCAACCGGCAGGGAAGACGTTCACACCCCGAAGCTGGGCCCTGACCTGGCCGCGGGGGAGCGCATGGCGCTGGAAGTCGTGGCCTCCGGAGCGGGACTGCTGATCCTGCCGCACTCGGTGGCGCGGATGCTCTCGCGCCGCGATGTGGTCATCCGCCAGGTCGAGGACCTTCCGGGCTACGACGTCGGGCTGGCCTGGCTGCGTGACGCAGACGGCCCGGTGATTCAGGAGTTCATCGGCGTGGCCCGCGGCCGCAAGGCGGGCAGCGGCCGCAGTGAGATCACCACGGCCGCTGAGCCCAAGACCAGTGCGAAGAAGACGAACCCCAAGGACCCTAGGCGGGGAGCTGCTCGCGCAGCGCCCGGGCGCTCGCGGCAGGGTCAGAAGCCTGGGTCACGGCGCGGACAACCACCACGCGGTCGGCGCCGGCCGCGGTGA
- a CDS encoding dienelactone hydrolase family protein: MSEQTPHQNTTFAINPSAEGPSTGHGYLAVPESGSGPGVIVIQEWWGLTDHIKDIADRLSAAGFVALAPDLYGGRITHDGEEAGEMMSQLPAEKGAQLLAGATDYLLGLDSVTSKTVGAIGFCMGGGFVLAMAAQQGDKVSAAVPFYGVGQGIPSSFTGLTAAVQGHYAEQDQNYPVEKAREQEEQIRAESGAEVTYFYYDAGHAFHNDENLIGTYDPEKAQLAWDRAVTFLRDTVV, encoded by the coding sequence ATGAGTGAACAGACCCCACACCAGAACACCACCTTCGCGATCAACCCCTCCGCCGAGGGTCCGAGCACGGGCCACGGCTACCTGGCGGTCCCCGAGAGCGGCTCCGGGCCAGGCGTCATCGTCATCCAGGAGTGGTGGGGGCTCACCGACCACATCAAGGACATCGCCGATCGACTCTCCGCAGCCGGTTTCGTGGCGCTGGCCCCGGACCTCTATGGGGGTCGGATCACCCACGACGGCGAAGAGGCCGGCGAGATGATGTCTCAGCTTCCCGCCGAGAAGGGCGCGCAGCTGCTGGCGGGAGCCACCGACTACCTGCTGGGCCTGGACTCGGTGACCTCCAAGACCGTGGGCGCCATCGGATTCTGCATGGGTGGCGGATTCGTGCTCGCCATGGCCGCTCAGCAGGGCGACAAGGTCTCCGCTGCAGTGCCGTTCTACGGCGTGGGCCAGGGTATTCCCTCCAGCTTCACCGGTCTCACCGCGGCAGTGCAGGGACACTATGCCGAACAGGATCAGAACTACCCCGTGGAGAAGGCCCGCGAGCAGGAGGAGCAGATCCGCGCGGAGTCCGGCGCTGAGGTCACCTACTTCTACTACGACGCCGGCCATGCCTTCCACAACGACGAGAACCTCATCGGGACCTACGATCCAGAGAAGGCCCAGCTGGCCTGGGACCGCGCGGTGACGTTCCTGCGGGACACCGTTGTCTGA
- a CDS encoding ROK family protein: protein MIEEQNSATAASAGNNLPNSAGALFQLLRDGVPRTRADLAEMTGFARSTISARVEELLASSLIAPAGETTSTGGRPPSTFAFNPEARSVLAVDLGGTHARIAVTDLSTRVIAEREQELDITQGPVAVLDAVGRIASELLSEAGRTPADLLGVGVGVPGPVEFATGRLTSPPIMPGWDHFDIPGHLRQWFPVPILVDNDVNAMALGEHAVKYPDVSNMMFVKVATGIGAGIISDGRLQHGAQGAAGDLGHIAIPDGNETPCTCGNTGCLEAVASGPAVAAQLRASGFDVPHHAALLELVRSGDLEALRTVRQAGRDVGSVLASCVNLLNPSVIVIGGVVSTAGEHFLAGIREAVYSRSLPLATQHLRILGTQTRGQAGILGASALVTGHGLSIENVNRLIG, encoded by the coding sequence GTGATTGAAGAGCAGAACAGCGCAACTGCGGCATCCGCAGGAAACAACCTGCCGAACAGTGCAGGGGCGCTGTTCCAGCTTCTGCGCGACGGTGTTCCGCGTACACGCGCTGATCTGGCAGAGATGACTGGCTTCGCGCGCTCGACCATCTCCGCTCGGGTCGAAGAGCTGCTGGCCTCGTCGCTGATCGCCCCCGCGGGAGAGACCACATCCACCGGGGGCCGTCCGCCGAGCACCTTTGCCTTCAACCCGGAGGCTCGTTCAGTGCTGGCTGTGGACCTCGGCGGAACACACGCGCGGATCGCCGTCACGGACCTGTCTACGCGCGTGATCGCTGAGCGGGAGCAGGAGCTCGACATCACCCAGGGGCCGGTGGCAGTGCTGGATGCCGTCGGCAGAATCGCTTCGGAGCTGCTCAGCGAGGCGGGGCGCACGCCCGCCGATCTGCTGGGGGTCGGAGTCGGCGTACCGGGTCCGGTGGAATTCGCCACCGGGCGACTGACCAGTCCGCCGATCATGCCGGGATGGGATCACTTCGACATCCCGGGACATCTGCGTCAGTGGTTTCCCGTGCCGATTCTGGTGGACAACGATGTCAACGCCATGGCGCTGGGTGAACACGCCGTCAAGTATCCCGATGTCTCGAACATGATGTTCGTCAAGGTCGCCACCGGCATCGGTGCCGGGATCATCAGCGATGGCCGGCTGCAGCACGGCGCCCAGGGAGCGGCCGGGGACCTGGGTCATATCGCCATCCCGGACGGCAATGAGACGCCGTGCACCTGCGGCAACACCGGCTGCCTTGAGGCTGTGGCCTCCGGTCCGGCGGTGGCCGCGCAGCTTCGGGCCAGCGGATTCGACGTCCCACATCATGCAGCCCTGCTCGAGCTCGTCCGCTCCGGTGACCTGGAGGCGCTGCGCACGGTGCGTCAGGCCGGTCGCGACGTCGGGTCAGTGCTGGCCAGCTGCGTGAACCTGCTGAATCCGTCGGTCATCGTGATCGGCGGTGTCGTCTCCACGGCGGGGGAGCACTTCCTGGCGGGGATCCGAGAGGCGGTGTATTCACGGTCCCTTCCGCTGGCCACGCAGCATCTGCGCATCCTCGGCACGCAGACCCGTGGTCAGGCAGGCATCCTCGGGGCCTCGGCGCTGGTGACCGGCCACGGGCTTTCGATCGAGAACGTCAACCGACTCATCGGCTGA
- a CDS encoding sugar ABC transporter ATP-binding protein, which yields MRDIVKHFPGAKALDGVDLDIRAGEVHCLLGQNGAGKSTLIKVLAGAHQPTSGEISWKGEPVTIPTTMAALQMGIATMYQELDVVDGLSVAENIFLGHELSSAGVLHRSTALEQTRELLKRLGHPEIPPQREVGRLSAAGKQIVSMARALSHEAQLIIMDEPSAVLDPEEVENLFRVVRSLRDQGVAVVYISHRLDEIRQIGDRITVLKDGRTVATSLTVTDTPTRELISLMTGHEVTTDFGGVASGPISSEPLLEVGGLAIDGLFEPVSFDVRPGEIVGLAGLVGAGRSEILETVYGARRATAGEVRIKGKKLRRGSIASAVDHGVGLAPEERKSQGLLLDQPIYRNITLSTFARFARSGLLNEKAERAAAKKQAESLHLSPADVAPNIRTLSGGNQQKAMLARWLVHGCDVLLLDEPTRGVDVGARAEIYSLVRELSRQGTAVLMVSSEIEEVLGLADRVLVVADGRVVHTGPSKDIDEHRVLDLVMEGAHT from the coding sequence ATGCGAGACATCGTCAAGCACTTTCCCGGCGCCAAGGCCCTGGACGGCGTCGACCTCGATATCCGTGCCGGCGAGGTCCACTGCCTGCTGGGCCAGAACGGCGCCGGCAAGTCGACTCTGATCAAGGTCCTCGCCGGAGCACACCAGCCCACTTCCGGGGAGATCAGCTGGAAGGGCGAGCCGGTCACCATTCCCACCACGATGGCGGCGCTGCAAATGGGCATCGCCACGATGTACCAGGAGCTCGACGTCGTCGACGGCCTCAGCGTCGCGGAGAACATCTTCCTCGGCCATGAGCTCAGTTCCGCCGGGGTGCTGCACCGCTCCACCGCCCTCGAACAGACGCGTGAGCTGCTGAAACGGCTCGGTCACCCCGAGATTCCGCCGCAGCGCGAGGTGGGACGCCTCTCTGCGGCGGGAAAGCAGATCGTCTCGATGGCTCGTGCACTCTCTCATGAGGCGCAGCTGATCATCATGGACGAACCCTCGGCAGTGCTTGACCCCGAAGAGGTCGAGAACCTGTTCAGGGTCGTCCGCTCGCTGCGAGACCAGGGGGTGGCGGTCGTCTACATCTCGCATCGACTCGACGAGATCCGGCAGATCGGCGACCGCATCACGGTGCTCAAAGATGGACGCACGGTGGCCACCAGTCTCACCGTCACGGATACGCCCACAAGAGAACTCATCTCGCTGATGACCGGGCACGAGGTGACCACGGACTTCGGTGGCGTCGCCAGCGGACCGATCAGTTCCGAGCCGCTGCTGGAAGTCGGCGGGCTCGCCATCGACGGCCTCTTCGAACCGGTCTCCTTCGACGTCCGTCCCGGCGAGATCGTCGGACTCGCCGGACTCGTCGGCGCCGGTCGGTCGGAGATTCTCGAGACAGTCTACGGAGCTCGCCGGGCCACCGCTGGCGAGGTGCGGATCAAGGGCAAGAAGCTGCGCCGAGGCTCCATCGCAAGTGCCGTGGACCACGGGGTGGGCCTGGCACCTGAAGAGCGCAAGAGCCAGGGCCTGCTGCTGGACCAGCCCATCTATCGCAACATCACGCTCTCCACCTTCGCTCGCTTCGCCAGATCCGGGCTGCTCAACGAAAAGGCCGAGCGCGCGGCGGCCAAGAAGCAGGCCGAGTCGCTGCACCTCTCCCCTGCTGACGTGGCGCCGAACATCCGCACACTCTCCGGAGGCAACCAGCAGAAGGCGATGCTGGCGCGCTGGCTGGTCCATGGGTGCGACGTGCTGCTGCTGGATGAACCGACCCGCGGCGTCGACGTCGGCGCTCGGGCAGAGATCTACAGCCTGGTGCGGGAACTGAGCCGGCAGGGAACCGCCGTGCTGATGGTCTCGAGCGAGATCGAGGAGGTCCTGGGGCTCGCCGACCGGGTCCTCGTCGTCGCCGATGGCCGCGTCGTCCACACCGGCCCCTCCAAAGACATCGACGAACACCGGGTGCTTGATCTGGTCATGGAAGGAGCTCACACATGA